In Reichenbachiella agarivorans, one genomic interval encodes:
- the pdhA gene encoding pyruvate dehydrogenase (acetyl-transferring) E1 component subunit alpha: MASVKDKKVTRAKSKSDFPKETYMTWYETMLLMRKFEEKAGQLYGQQKIKGFCHLYIGQEACVAGAVSALEKGDKMITAYRDHAHPMALGSDPKAIMAELYGKETGISKGKGGSMHMFDKENGFFGGHGIVGGQVPLGAGIAFAEQYNNTGKLCMTYMGDGAVRQGAFHEALNMAMTMKLPVIFCIENNGYAMGTSVARTSNVTSLEQLGSAYAMPSESVDGMSVIDVHHAVARAAKRAKSGEGPTLLEFKTYRYKGHSMSDPAKYRTKEELEKYKQRDPIEQIKYEILDQKIATEKELEAIGDKIKVIVDESVKFAEESSYPTADKAYTDVYADTSYPFLED, from the coding sequence ATGGCAAGTGTAAAAGATAAAAAAGTTACAAGAGCAAAATCCAAAAGTGATTTTCCAAAAGAGACCTATATGACGTGGTACGAAACCATGTTATTGATGAGAAAATTTGAAGAGAAGGCAGGTCAGTTATATGGTCAGCAAAAGATCAAAGGTTTTTGTCACCTTTATATAGGTCAAGAAGCCTGTGTGGCTGGAGCAGTTTCTGCGTTGGAAAAAGGTGATAAGATGATCACTGCCTATAGAGATCACGCACATCCGATGGCGTTGGGGTCTGATCCTAAAGCAATCATGGCAGAGTTGTATGGCAAAGAAACGGGTATTTCTAAAGGGAAAGGCGGATCTATGCACATGTTTGATAAAGAAAACGGTTTCTTTGGCGGACATGGTATCGTAGGTGGTCAGGTGCCGTTAGGAGCTGGTATTGCATTTGCAGAACAGTACAATAACACTGGCAAACTTTGTATGACATATATGGGAGATGGTGCCGTGAGACAAGGAGCTTTTCACGAAGCTTTAAACATGGCCATGACCATGAAACTTCCAGTTATCTTTTGTATCGAAAACAATGGCTATGCCATGGGTACATCAGTAGCTAGAACATCCAACGTGACTAGCCTCGAACAATTAGGAAGTGCGTATGCGATGCCTTCAGAGTCTGTCGACGGGATGTCTGTAATCGACGTACATCATGCTGTTGCCAGAGCTGCCAAAAGAGCCAAATCGGGTGAGGGACCAACTTTATTGGAATTCAAAACATACAGATACAAAGGACACTCTATGTCTGACCCTGCAAAGTATAGAACCAAGGAGGAATTGGAAAAATACAAGCAGAGAGATCCAATCGAGCAAATCAAGTATGAAATCCTCGATCAAAAAATTGCTACGGAGAAGGAATTGGAAGCCATAGGAGACAAGATCAAAGTAATCGTGGACGAGTCTGTCAAGTTTGCCGAGGAGTCATCATATCCTACAGCAGACAAAGCTTACACCGACGTGTACGCTGATACTTCCTATCCATTCTTGGAGGATTAA